A section of the Camelus dromedarius isolate mCamDro1 chromosome 14, mCamDro1.pat, whole genome shotgun sequence genome encodes:
- the CELA3B gene encoding chymotrypsin-like elastase family member 3B has translation MIRLLSFLLFVALASGCGQPSYHPSTRVVNGEDAVPYSWPWQVSLQYEKNGAYRHTCGGSLIAPDWVVTAGHCVSSSLTYQVVLGEYDRGEEEGPEQVIPINAGDLFVHPLWNSNCVACGNDIALIKLSRSAQLGDKVQLACLPPAGDILPNETPCYISGWGRLYTGGPLPDKLQQALLPVVDYEHCSQWDWWGSTVKRTMVCAGGDTRSGCNGDSGGPLNCPAEDGSWQVHGVTSFVSAFGCNTLKKPTVFTRISAFIDWIEETIASH, from the exons ATGATCCGGCTGCTGAGTTTTCTCCTATTTGTGGCCCTTG CCTCAGGCTGTGGCCAACCTTCCTACCACCCCTCCACCCGAGTTGTCAATGGTGAGGACGCAGTCCCCTACAGCTGGCCCTGGCAG GTCTCCCTGCAGTATGAAAAGAACGGAGCCTACAGGCACACCTGTGGAGGCAGCCTCATCGCCCCTGACTGGGTCGTAACTGCAGGCCACTGTGTCTC GAGCTCCCTGACCTACCAGGTTGTTCTGGGCGAGTATGACCGGGGAGAGGAAGAGGGCCCGGAACAGGTGATCCCAATCAATGCTGGGGACCTCTTCGTGCACCCACTCTGGAACTCCAACTGCGTGGCCTGTGG caaTGACATCGCCCTCATCAAGCTCTCACGCAGCGCCCAGTTGGGAGACAAGGTCCAGCTCGCCTGCCTCCCTCCCGCCGGTGACATCTTGCCCAATGAGACACCCTGCTACATCAGCGGCTGGGGCCGTCTCTACA CTGGTGGGCCGCTCCCGGACAAGCTGCAGCAGGCCCTGCTGCCCGTGGTGGACTACGAGCACTGCTCACAGTGGGACTGGTGGGGCAGCACCGTGAAGAGAACCATGGTGTGCGCCGGCGGGGACACTCGCTCCGGGTGCAAT GGTGACTCTGGAGGACCCCTCAACTGCCCCGCAGAGGACGGCTCCTGGCAGGTCCATGGCGTAACCAGTTTCGTTTCTGCCTTTGGCTGCAACACCCTCAAGAAGCCCACGGTGTTCACACGGATCTCAGCCTTCATTGACTGGATTGAGGAG ACCATTGCAAGCCACTAG